Below is a genomic region from Planctomycetota bacterium.
CTCGGCGACGACGAAGTGCACCTCGGCGAGCCGGTGTTGTCCGGCGTCTCGCTCGACGTGCCGCCCGGCACCACCGTCGCGCTCGTCGGCCCGAGTGGTGCGGGCAAGACGACGCTGTGCAACCTGATCGCACGTTTCTTCGATCCGACGAGCGGGCGCATCCTGCTCGACGGCACCGACATCCGCGACTACGACGTCGACGACTACCGCTCGCTGCTCGGCATCGTCGAGCAGGACACGTTCCTCTTCGACGGCACGATCGCCCAGAACATCGCCTTCGGCCGGCGTGATGCGACGCCCGCGGACGTCCGTCGGGCGGCTCAGTTGGCCAATGCCGATCAGTTCATCGAGAAGCTCGAAGGCGGCTACGAAGCCCTCATCGGCGAGCGTGGCGTCAAGCTTTCGGGCGGACAGCGGCAGCGCATCACCATCGCCCGGGCCATCTTGGCGGATCCGAAGATCCTGATCCTCGACGAGGCGACGAGCAATCTCGACGCCGAGAGCGAACGGCTGATCCAGCAGAGCCTGGCCGACCTGATGCGGGACCGGACGAGCTTCGTGATCGCCCACCGGCTCTCGACCATCCGCAATGCCGACCTGATTGTCGTGCTCGTCAACGGCGAGCTGGCCGAGGTCGGCACGCACGAAGAGTTGCTCGCGGCCAGCGGGCGCTATCAGCTGATGGTCCAACTTCAGACCGAGACGATGACCGAGCGAAACGGCCAAGTCACCTGAGTGACTTGGCCATCGTGGAAGCGGTCGGATTTCAATCGCGAAGCGAGATCACTCGAAGAGGAGTGGTCCGCCGTCGTTACCGATGTTGTCCTTCCAGAAGCCGGGGACCGAGTTGTTGAAGACGCGGTACTCGCCGTGCTGCTGGCCTTCGAGGGTGTTCCCGGAGAAGACGTAGCCGTCACCGTGGAAG
It encodes:
- a CDS encoding ATP-binding cassette domain-containing protein; translated protein: LGDDEVHLGEPVLSGVSLDVPPGTTVALVGPSGAGKTTLCNLIARFFDPTSGRILLDGTDIRDYDVDDYRSLLGIVEQDTFLFDGTIAQNIAFGRRDATPADVRRAAQLANADQFIEKLEGGYEALIGERGVKLSGGQRQRITIARAILADPKILILDEATSNLDAESERLIQQSLADLMRDRTSFVIAHRLSTIRNADLIVVLVNGELAEVGTHEELLAASGRYQLMVQLQTETMTERNGQVT